A region of the Sphingobium yanoikuyae genome:
TCCCAGCTGCCATCCTCGTTGCGGCCGGTGGAGAAGCGGGCACGGGTGCGGAAGGAACCGCGCCCGGTGCGATAGGCTTCGGAAATGATCGCCTGATTATCGACCAGCACGCCGCCGGTCGGAAAGTCTGGTCCCTTGACGATCTCCATCAGCGCGGCGTCGTCCGCCTCCGGGCTGTCGATCAACAGGGTGGCGGCATCCAGCAGTTCGCCGACATTGTGCGGCGGGATGCTGGTCGCCATGCCGACAGCGATGCCGCTGGCACCATTGGCCAGCAGATTGGGGAAGAGGCCGGGAAAAACCTCCGGCTCCTCATCCTCGCCATTATAGGTCGGACGGAAATCGACCGTGCCTTCGTCCAGCCCCGCCATCAGGTCGGCCGCCGCCTGGGTCAGACGCGCCTCGGTATAGCGCATGGCCGCCGCATTATCGCCGTCGATATTGCCGAAATTGCCCTGGCCATCGACCAGCGGGGTGCGCAGCGAGAAATCCTGCGCCAGGCGCACCATCGCGTCATAGACCGACGCGTCGCCATGCGGGTGATATTTACCGATGACATCGCCGACGACGCGGGCGCATTTCTTGTAGCTGGTGGTGTTGCGCGCCGGATTGGCGACCAGCACGTCCGGGTTCGCGCCGCCCGGCTCCATCCGCAGCAGCCGCATCGCCCAGAGCAGGCGCCGATGCACCGGCTTCAGCCCGTCGCGCAGGTCCGGTAGCGAACGAGCGGTGATGGTGGAGAGCGCATAGACCAGATAGCGCTGCGAGAGCGCCGCGTCGAAAGGATGGTCCTTGATAGCGTCGAACGGGTCGCGAAAATCGGTCATCGGGAGTGGCTTAGCAGGACGGAACGTGAACGGAAACGAGAATTATGCACCCCGAAGACTGGGCGCCACGATCAAAAATTTCGATATTTGTCGAGCGGGAGGCCATGCTTCTCGACATAGGCGTTCCAACTTTCCATCGCGCCCCTATTGGCTTCCATCCAGCGATGGCGGACTTCCTCCACGAAACCGGGCTCGGACCGTAGACTGAGATCCATCCCCAGTTCTTCGGCAGCAGCAATCAGGTTTCGCTCTCGCGCGGCTTCGACCCGCGCCCGGCTTGCCGCGAACTCATCGTCATCCATTGGCCAATCACCTTTTGCAGGACGATATCATGCCATGGATTAACGCGGCAAGAAACGAGCGTCCGGATCGGCGGCGATGGCAATGGCAAATTCGGCGCTGATCCAGTCGCGAAAAGCCTTGATCTTGGGCGTGTTGCGGGCGTGGGGCGGATAGACCAGCCAGTAGCTGGCGATTTCGCGGACATAGGAAGGCACCGCCTCCACCAGTTGCCCCGCTTCCACCTCTGCCTTCCAGAGGAAATGGTTGAGGATCGCAACCCCCTGCCCGGCGATCGCGGCGCGCCCCTCCATCACCTGGCTGTCGAGCGCGATGCCGGGCGGGCCATCGGCCGGGTCGGCCTCCACGCCCATCGCCGCGAACCATTCATGCCACCACATGTCGTCGGGCGACAGGCGCGGCAGGGCATGAAGCGCCTGCGCATCGGCGATCGGCCCGTGCCGGTCGCGCCAGGCCGGGCTGCACATCGGCACCAGCCGGTTATGGGTCAGCAGCTTCGCCTCCAGCCCCGGCCATTCACCCTTGCCACCGCGCACCGCAAGATCGATGCCGTCGCGCGCCAGATCGACCACCGCGTCATCCGCCATGATCCGCACGGCGAGGTTCGGATGGCGCATCTGGAAGGCGCCGATCCGCGGCGCCAGCCAGAGATGCGCGAAACTGTTGGTACAGCTTATGCTCAGCACCGCCGAATGATCCTGGGTCAGTGCGGCAAAACCCTGCCGCATCTGGTCGAAGGCACGGGTCAGGATCGGCGCGATCTCGCGCCCCTTCTCGGTCAGCGCCACCTTGCGCCCGGTTCGCTGGAACAGGCTGATGCCCAGACGCTCCTCCAGCAATTTCACCTGATAGCTGACCGCCGCCTGGGTCATCCCCAGTTCCTGCGCGGCGGCCGTGAAATTCTCCAGCCGCGCGGCGGCCTCGAACACGCGAATGGCGGACAGGGGCGGCAGCGGGGACATGCGCCATTCGATAAGCCAGGCTTATCTATACTGTCCATGCTTTTGTTGGCGCCAAGGGTGCCGTTCGGGCAGAGACAGCGGTGCCGGCGGCCCTCCGCGCCCGGCAATGATCATGGACGGAAGGAACAGTGATGCGCGATCAATATGACGCCCGGCTGTGGAACGACAGCCATGAAGAAATCAGCAAGAGTGCCGACCATTTCCTGCATCGCGTGATGCAGGCATTTCGGGTGCTTCACCGCATCGAATGGAGCGCGCCCTGGGCCGATGAACGCCAATGCAAGCGCCCCTGCCAATCGTGAAAATCCCGGCAAGGGGCAAAACAGGGGTTGCGGTTTCCGGTACAGGCGCCACCTTTAGGCCGTGCCCGAAACCGCTCTTCCCCCTCTGCCCGATCTTCCCGCTCCCCCGCCCGCGCTGCTGACCGGCGCCGCCCTGTTCCTCGATTTCGACGGGACATTGGCGCCGATCGCGGACACGCCCGACGGGGTGCATGTCGATGATGATCTGCTCGCCCTGCTGGCGGCGCTGCGGAGCAAGCTGGACGGGCGCCTCGCCATCGTCAGCGGCCGGTCGATCGCCACGCTGCGCGAATTCGGCTTTGAGGATTTCCTGCTCGCCGGCACCCACGGCCTTGAATTTGCCGCGCCCGGCGAGGCGCCGGATGCGCCGCCCCGCCTGCCCGCCATCGATGCGGTCGAACGGGCCTTTCACATCTTTGCCGATACCCGTCCCGGCGTGCTGGTCGAACGCAAGTCGATCAGCGTCGGCCTCCATTTCCGTGGCGCCCCCGATTGTGGCGAGGCCGCCGGCCTGCTTGCCCATCAGCTTGCAGAGGAACATGGCCTGGCCGTGCAGGCCGGCAAGATGCTGTTCGAACTGCGCCCCGGCGGCGCCGACAAGGGCAGCGCGCTCACCCGCTTGATGCAGCAGGCGCCGATGGCCGGCGGCACGCCGATCTTCATCGGCGACGATGTCACGGACGAGGAAGGTTTCGCCGCCGCCGCGCAATTGGGCGGCCATGGCATATTGGTCGGGCCCGCGCGGCACACGCACGCGGCCTTCGGCTTGGAACAGGTTGCCGCCGTCAGGCATTATCTGGCGCAGGGGGTCGCCGCGATCATCTGACCGGCGGCCACCATTCGCATGAACGAAGGGGGCCGAACATCATCGATACCAGCGACCATATCCTGGCCGGAAACGAGCGTGATCTCGACCTCTGGCCGATCGGAAACTGCCAGGCATCCGCCCTGATCGACCGCGCCGGGCGCATGGTCTGGGCCTGCGTGCCGCGGGTCGACGGCGACCCCGTCTTTTCCGCCCTGCTCGACAACAAGCATTGGGACAGCAAGGAAGCGCGCGGCTTCTGGGCGATCGAGCTGGAAAATTGCGCCGCTGTCGAACAGCATTATATCCGCAACACGCCGATCCTGGTCACCCGCCAGAGCGACGGCCAGGGCAATGCGATCGAGATTTTCGATTTCTGCCCGCGCCACAAGCATAAGGGCCGCATGTATCGCCCGGTCGCCTTCGCGCGCATCGTGCGCCCCGCTGCCGGCAGCCCGCGCATCCGCGTCCGCCTGCGCCCCACGACAAGCTGGGGCAAGGAAAATGTCCCGGTCACCTACGGCTCCAACCATATCCGCATGGTCCTGTCCTACATGGCGATGCGGATATCGACCAACGCGCCGATCGGCCTCATTTCCCAGGAAAGCTGGTTCCGGCTGGAATCGGACATGCATTTCTTCATGGGGCCGGACGAAGGTTTTTCCGACGCGCTGCGCCCGGCGATCGAACGGATGCTGGACGACACCATCCTGGAATGGCAGCTCTGGGTGCGTGGCCTCGCCATCCCGCCCGAATGGCAGGAGGCGGTGATCCGCTCCGCCATCACCCTCAAGCTCTGCCAGCATGAGGAAACCGGCGCGATCGTCGCCGCGCTCACCACCTCGATCCCCGAACATGCCGACAGCGGCCGCAACTGGGACTATCGCTACTGCTGGGTGCGCGACGCCTATTATACGGTCGAGGCACTGAACCGGCTCGGCGCCCTCGACGTGCTGGAAACCTATCTCGTCTACCTTCGCAATATCGTCGACGGCGCCAAGGGCGGCCATATCCAGCCGCTCTACGACGTGCGCGGCAATGCCACGCTGCATGAATGGGAGGCCGCGCATCTGCCCGGCTATCGCGGCATGGGGCCGGTGCGGGTCGGCAATGCCGCCTATGAACAGATCCAGCACGACGCCTATGGCCAGATCGTCCTGTCCTCGGTCCAGGGCTTCATCGACCGGCGCCTGCTGCGCATGGCCGGCCATGCCGATTTCGAGGCGCTGGAGGCGGTGGGCGAACGCGCCTGGCAGGTCTACGATCAGCCCGACGCGGGCCTGTGGGAATTGCGCACCCGCGCCCATGTCCACAGCTACAGCGCGGTGATGTGCTGGGCCGCCTGCGATCGTCTGGCGCATGCCGCCACCGCGCTCGACCTG
Encoded here:
- a CDS encoding type II toxin-antitoxin system CcdA family antitoxin, whose translation is MDDDEFAASRARVEAARERNLIAAAEELGMDLSLRSEPGFVEEVRHRWMEANRGAMESWNAYVEKHGLPLDKYRNF
- a CDS encoding LysR substrate-binding domain-containing protein produces the protein MSPLPPLSAIRVFEAAARLENFTAAAQELGMTQAAVSYQVKLLEERLGISLFQRTGRKVALTEKGREIAPILTRAFDQMRQGFAALTQDHSAVLSISCTNSFAHLWLAPRIGAFQMRHPNLAVRIMADDAVVDLARDGIDLAVRGGKGEWPGLEAKLLTHNRLVPMCSPAWRDRHGPIADAQALHALPRLSPDDMWWHEWFAAMGVEADPADGPPGIALDSQVMEGRAAIAGQGVAILNHFLWKAEVEAGQLVEAVPSYVREIASYWLVYPPHARNTPKIKAFRDWISAEFAIAIAADPDARFLPR
- the otsB gene encoding trehalose-phosphatase; the encoded protein is MPETALPPLPDLPAPPPALLTGAALFLDFDGTLAPIADTPDGVHVDDDLLALLAALRSKLDGRLAIVSGRSIATLREFGFEDFLLAGTHGLEFAAPGEAPDAPPRLPAIDAVERAFHIFADTRPGVLVERKSISVGLHFRGAPDCGEAAGLLAHQLAEEHGLAVQAGKMLFELRPGGADKGSALTRLMQQAPMAGGTPIFIGDDVTDEEGFAAAAQLGGHGILVGPARHTHAAFGLEQVAAVRHYLAQGVAAII
- a CDS encoding glycoside hydrolase family 15 protein codes for the protein MGNCQASALIDRAGRMVWACVPRVDGDPVFSALLDNKHWDSKEARGFWAIELENCAAVEQHYIRNTPILVTRQSDGQGNAIEIFDFCPRHKHKGRMYRPVAFARIVRPAAGSPRIRVRLRPTTSWGKENVPVTYGSNHIRMVLSYMAMRISTNAPIGLISQESWFRLESDMHFFMGPDEGFSDALRPAIERMLDDTILEWQLWVRGLAIPPEWQEAVIRSAITLKLCQHEETGAIVAALTTSIPEHADSGRNWDYRYCWVRDAYYTVEALNRLGALDVLETYLVYLRNIVDGAKGGHIQPLYDVRGNATLHEWEAAHLPGYRGMGPVRVGNAAYEQIQHDAYGQIVLSSVQGFIDRRLLRMAGHADFEALEAVGERAWQVYDQPDAGLWELRTRAHVHSYSAVMCWAACDRLAHAATALDLPLRAAHWENRAETMRARIIESAWRADSKAISANFEDDARDASLLQLLDLRFLTADDPMFTGTLEALEKDLRRGNDMLRYSAPDDFGEPVTAFNVCTFWLIEALHRTGRTEEARELFEEMLSRRTAAGLLSEDIDPHNGELWGNYPQTYSLVGIINCAVLLSKPWSVMR